From one Syngnathus typhle isolate RoL2023-S1 ecotype Sweden unplaced genomic scaffold, RoL_Styp_1.0 HiC_scaffold_41, whole genome shotgun sequence genomic stretch:
- the LOC133147295 gene encoding uncharacterized protein LOC133147295 isoform X2: MSGILGNMDIFDSSVEDWTTYVERVEQYCLANEIQDERKVAVLLSVMGAKMYNLLRSLVAPAKPADKTFDEIMQIMKSHLNPAPLVIAERFRFHKRNQSRTETVSEYIAELRKLAEHCQFRDGLSDALRDRFVCGLHNESIQKRLLTEDKLTLQRAVEIAVSAETAARDATELQVQRKVFLLWLPLVYNVGLSFLEHTPIP, from the exons atgtccggaatcttgggaaatatggacatatttgacagttcggtagaagactggacaacttatgtggaaagagttgagcagtactgcctagctaatgagatacaggacgaaagaaaagtagctgtcctactcagtgtcatgggcgccaaaatgtataacttactccgtagcctggtcgccccagctaaaccggcagacaaaacatttgatgaaataatgcagataatgaaaagtcatctaaacccagctccattggtgattgctgagcgctttagatttcacaagagaaaccagtcaaggacggagacggtgtcagagtacatcgcagaactgaggaaactggccgaacactgtcagttcagagacggactttcagatgctctgagggacaggttcgtgtgcgggctgcacaacgagagcattcagaaacggcttttgacggaggacaaactcaccttgcaacgagcagtggaaatagctgtttcagcggagacagcagcaagggatgcgacggagcttcaag tcCAAAGAAAGGTGTTCCTGCTATGGCTGCCGCTCGTTTACAACGTTGGGCTCTCTTTCTTGGAGCACACACCTATACCATAG
- the LOC133147295 gene encoding uncharacterized protein K02A2.6-like isoform X1, which produces MCKSKYSNAKDKHNIRKGQKLHKVAQTDSDSSSEEELACLGLCATEENDGDVIWLTPKINGVPLKMELDTGSALSIISFNDYKKMFPDTKLSRTSVKLKTYTGEKVAPLGKLKVKVKYRNQKCNLELFVLKEGGVPLFGRRWLRQIKLNWHEIKSMHIASKQLTDMKLTEILDKHAHVFSEGIGTMKHIKARLELEEGAKAKFHKARPVPYALRPKVEAELQNLMDQGIVSKVDWSEWATPIVPVAKKSSDKVRICGDFKVTVNPVMHADQYPLPRIDDIFASLANGEHFTKIDLAQAYLQMEMDESSRKYLTINTHKGLYQYNRLVFGITSAPAIWQRAMDQVLQGIPGTQCYLDDIIVTGWDKDSHLQNLNAVLTKLEEYGLKANKKKCEFFKESIEYCGHKIDKHGLHKTQDKIEAVVKSPQPENVSQLRSFLGLVNYYHKFLPNLSTVLHPLNALLHQKAKWDWTRDCEQAFTKAKELVISDKVLTHFDPKLPLCLACDASPYGIGAVLSHKMTDGSERPIAFASRSLSPAERNYAQIDREALSLVWGVKKFNQYLYGKHFMLITDHQPLVSIFSPKKGVPAMAAARLQRWALFLGAHTYTIDYKGTKLHGNADGLSRLPQPLTEKATDPALNLHMLQMEPLPVTCAQISKETRNDPLLSRVYDLTVNGWPMHADTELKDYFTRKDQLTVSQGCVLWGSRVVVPPKLRSKVLNSLHDGHMGVVKMKSLARSYVWWPGLDNQIETLVKTCRGCHQTQRSPQIAPVHTWEWPVAPWQRIHIDYAGPFMDHMFLIVVDAHSKWPEVFTVKKATTTVTVNQLQMLFARTGYPLQLVSDNGTQFTSEEFQIFLKSNGIKHLTSAPHHPATNGLAERFVQTFKQSMKASRREEVPLQQKIANFLLAYRNTPHTTTGQSPAMLFMGRNLRSRLDLLKPDIREHVSNRQCSPTQLQRKLRSFDIGQKVLARDYRNQGDKWQHAEILTQTGPLSFIYSEC; this is translated from the coding sequence atgtgtaaatcaaagtacagtaatgcaaaagataaacacaatataagaaaaggacaaaaattgcacaaagtagcacagacagattctgacagttcaagtgaggaagaattggcttgtttagggctgtgtgctacagaagagaatgacggtgatgtgatttggctgacaccaaaaattaatggagtgccattaaaaatggaactggacacagggtcagcactgtcgatcatatcattcaacgactacaagaaaatgttcccagacactaaactgtcacgcaccagtgtaaaactgaagacatacacaggagaaaaggttgcaccactgggaaaactcaaagtgaaagtgaaatacagaaaccaaaagtgcaatcttgagctgttcgtccttaaagagggaggtgtaccactatttggtcgtagatggctacgacaaatcaagcttaactggcatgaaataaagtccatgcacatagcctccaaacagctcacagacatgaagttaactgagatactggataaacatgcacatgtgttcagcgaaggcataggaacaatgaaacacatcaaagcacgtctcgagctggaagaaggtgcaaaagcaaagtttcataaagcacgccctgttccatatgcgctacgcccaaaagttgaagctgagctgcaaaatctcatggatcaaggaatagtatccaaagtggactggtctgagtgggctacaccaatcgtacctgttgccaagaaatcttcagacaaagtgcgcatttgtggtgatttcaaagtaactgttaaccctgtcatgcatgcagaccagtatccactccctcgcatcgatgacatttttgcatctctagcaaatggtgagcacttcacaaagattgacctcgcacaagcatatctacagatggaaatggatgaaagttcacgcaagtacctcaccataaatactcacaaaggactataccaatacaaccggcttgtatttggtattacaagtgcccctgcgatatggcaacgtgcaatggaccaagtgctacaaggaatcccaggtactcaatgttacttggatgatattattgttactggttgggacaaagattcacacttgcaaaacttgaatgcagttctaacaaaactggaagaatatggtctaaaagcaaacaaaaagaaatgtgagtttttcaaggagtccattgagtattgtggacacaaaatagacaagcacggacttcacaaaacgcaggacaaaattgaagctgtagtaaaatctccacaaccagaaaatgtcagccagttacgctcatttcttggccttgttaactattatcacaagtttttgccaaacctttccactgtgctgcacccactgaatgcactactgcaccaaaaggcaaagtgggactggactagagactgtgaacaggcatttacaaaggcaaaggaactcgttatttcagacaaggtgctcacacactttgatccaaagcttcccctatgtctagcctgtgacgcttcaccttatggcattggtgcagttctatctcacaaaatgactgatggctctgaacgccccattgcctttgcatcacgctctttatcaccagcagagcgtaattatgcacagattgacagagaagctttaagcttagtgtggggtgttaagaagtttaaccaatacctgtatggaaaacacttcatgctgattacagatcaccagcctcttgtttccattttcagtcCAAAGAAAGGTGTTCCTGCTATGGCTGCCGCTCGTTTACAACGTTGGGCTCTCTTTCTTGGAGCACACACCTATACCATAGACTATAAAGGGACAAAACTACACGGAAATGCTGATGGTCTCTCTCGCCTTCCTCAACCACTGACAGAGAAGGCTACTGATCCTGCTTTAAATCTTCACATGCTGCAAATGGAACCACTTCCGGTGACTTGCGCTCaaataagcaaagaaacaagaaacgaccctctgctatctcgagtgtatgacttaactgttaatggctggccaatgcatgcagatactgaacttaaggactatttcaccagaaaagaccaacttactgtgtcccaaggatgtgtcctgtgggggtcacgcgttgttgtacctcccaaactgcgatccaaagttctaaactcgctgcatgatgggcacatgggggtagttaagatgaaaagtcttgctagaagttatgtgtggtggcctggccttgacaaccaaattgaaactctggtcaaaacatgcagaggatgtcaccagactcagcgctcacctcagattgcccctgtccacacttgggaatggcctgttgccccatggcaacgcattcacattgactatgctggacctttcatggatcacatgttccttattgtggtcgacgctcattcaaaatggcccgaggttttcactgtaaagaaagcaactacaactgtaacagtgaaccagttacagatgctttttgcacgtacaggataccctcttcagcttgtaagtgacaatggtacccagtttactagtgaggagtttcagatcttcctgaaaagcaacggaataaaacaccttacttctgctcctcaccaccctgcaacgaatggacttgctgaacgttttgtacaaactttcaaacagtcgatgaaagccagtaggagggaggaagttccactacagcagaaaatcgccaactttctgctagcctacagaaacactccacatactactactggacagtcacctgcaatgttgttcatgggaagaaacctaagatctcgtttagatctcctgaaacctgacatccgagaacatgtttcaaacagacaatgttcaccaactcaattacaaaggaaactaagatcatttgacatcggacaaaaagtattgGCAAGAGACTATCGTAACCAAGGCGACAAGTGGCAACATGCGGAAATTTTGACGCAAACTGGACCACTCTCATTCATATACAGTGAGTGTTGA